In Streptomyces thermolilacinus SPC6, a single genomic region encodes these proteins:
- a CDS encoding citrate synthase 2 yields MSDFVPGLEGVVAFETEIAEPDKEGGALRYRGVDIEDLVGRVSFGNVWGLLVDGAFNPGLPPAEPFPIPVHSGDIRVDVQSALAMLAPVWGLKPLLDIDEQQARDDLARAAVMALSYVAQSARGQGLPMVPQSEIDKAQSVVERFMIRWRGEPDPKHVRAVDAYWTSAAEHGMNASTFTARVIASTGADVAAALSGAVGAMSGPLHGGAPSRVLGMIEEIERTGDAVAYVKRALDKGERLMGFGHRVYRAEDPRARVLRRTARELAAPRFEVAEALEKAALEELYNRRPDRVLATNVEFWAAIVLDFAEVPAHMFTSMFTCARTAGWSAHILEQKRTGRLVRPSARYIGPGPRDPREIAGYEDIVS; encoded by the coding sequence ATGTCCGACTTCGTACCCGGGCTCGAAGGAGTCGTCGCGTTCGAGACGGAGATCGCCGAACCGGACAAGGAGGGCGGCGCCCTCCGGTACCGGGGCGTCGACATCGAGGACCTGGTGGGCCGCGTGTCCTTCGGGAACGTGTGGGGCCTGCTCGTCGACGGGGCGTTCAACCCCGGTCTGCCCCCGGCGGAGCCCTTCCCGATCCCGGTCCACTCCGGTGACATCCGCGTGGACGTGCAGTCGGCGCTGGCGATGCTGGCGCCCGTGTGGGGCCTGAAGCCGCTGCTGGACATCGACGAGCAGCAGGCCCGTGACGACCTGGCGCGGGCGGCGGTGATGGCGCTGTCGTACGTGGCGCAGAGCGCGCGTGGGCAGGGGCTGCCGATGGTGCCGCAGAGCGAGATCGACAAGGCGCAGTCGGTGGTCGAGCGGTTCATGATCCGCTGGCGCGGCGAGCCGGACCCGAAGCATGTGAGGGCCGTGGACGCGTACTGGACGTCGGCCGCCGAGCACGGCATGAACGCCTCGACGTTCACGGCGCGGGTCATCGCCTCGACCGGCGCGGACGTGGCGGCGGCGCTGTCGGGCGCGGTCGGCGCGATGTCGGGCCCGCTGCACGGCGGGGCGCCGTCCCGCGTCCTCGGCATGATCGAGGAGATCGAGCGGACCGGCGACGCCGTGGCGTACGTGAAGCGCGCGCTGGACAAGGGCGAGCGGCTGATGGGCTTCGGCCACCGCGTGTACCGGGCCGAGGACCCGCGCGCGCGGGTGCTGCGCCGCACGGCCCGCGAGCTGGCCGCGCCGCGCTTCGAGGTGGCGGAGGCGCTGGAGAAGGCCGCGCTGGAGGAACTGTACAACCGGCGCCCGGACCGGGTGCTGGCGACGAACGTGGAGTTCTGGGCGGCGATCGTCCTGGACTTCGCGGAGGTCCCGGCGCACATGTTCACGTCCATGTTCACCTGCGCCCGCACGGCCGGCTGGTCGGCGCACATCCTGGAGCAGAAGCGCACCGGCCGCCTGGTCCGCCCGTCGGCCCGCTACATCGGCCCGGGCCCGCGCGACCCGCGCGAGATCGCGGGCTACGAGGACATCGTGTCCTGA
- the pdxH gene encoding pyridoxamine 5'-phosphate oxidase, which yields MDAVTDAPDPALDPAPDPAPMREQYHTSELAERDLAAHPLEQFALWFKEAASCGDIHEPNAMVVATATPDGRPSARTVLLKHVDARGFVFFTNYDSRKGAELAANPYASLLFPWHPIARQVIVTGRVTRVGRDETAAYFRTRPHGSQLGAWASAQSSVIGSRADLLARYEELAARYPEGAQVPVPPHWGGFLVVPDAVEFWQGHENRLHDRLRYVREGDGDAVGHGWRVERLAP from the coding sequence ATGGACGCCGTGACCGACGCCCCCGATCCAGCCCTGGACCCCGCTCCCGATCCGGCGCCCATGCGCGAGCAGTACCACACCTCCGAGCTTGCCGAGCGGGACCTCGCCGCGCATCCCCTGGAGCAGTTCGCGCTCTGGTTCAAGGAAGCGGCGTCCTGCGGCGACATCCACGAGCCGAACGCCATGGTCGTGGCCACGGCCACCCCCGACGGCCGCCCCTCCGCCCGTACGGTGCTGCTCAAGCACGTGGACGCGCGCGGCTTCGTCTTCTTCACCAACTACGACTCCCGCAAGGGCGCCGAGCTGGCCGCCAACCCGTACGCCTCGCTCCTCTTCCCCTGGCACCCCATCGCCCGCCAGGTCATCGTCACCGGCCGCGTCACCCGCGTCGGCCGCGACGAGACCGCCGCGTACTTCCGCACCCGCCCGCACGGCTCCCAGCTCGGCGCCTGGGCGAGCGCCCAGTCCTCCGTCATCGGCTCCCGCGCCGACCTGCTCGCCCGGTACGAGGAGCTCGCCGCCCGATACCCGGAGGGCGCCCAGGTCCCCGTACCGCCGCACTGGGGCGGCTTCCTCGTCGTCCCCGACGCGGTCGAGTTCTGGCAGGGCCACGAGAACCGGCTCCACGACCGCCTGCGGTACGTCCGCGAGGGCGACGGGGACGCCGTCGGGCACGGCTGGCGCGTGGAGCGGCTCGCCCCGTAG
- a CDS encoding PAS domain-containing protein → MSASRSGTARADGDLLSALLDGMDAALCAFDADGVVTHWNREAERILGWPAAEAVGRRGLAGWAARPADAAAIEARLMAAMDGPGRGLHEFALLRKDGGRVLVRTQVSGVLGTDGSPAGVYCAFGEIHAQLDFERSVALSEALFADAPCALVVVDADLRPAVVNTRAAQALGASRTALLGRPLGDFLLQGAEQLEAALEHVLAEGDPRAPADLWTTVRAPDGERRRCWRSGFLRLASPLSRGPSPLGVAWLFEDVTQARAAEQEADRLRFRASQLHRAGAAAAECEDPMEAATVYLDFALAGFADDALLDVVRGDGTRLVRVAATPAEGPGPVAPVAGGGLPVPYGPGHPALRALDRAGAVRASTWTSGPARVWAAERLWPTGAAHALCAVLRSRGRTLGVVTFLRSATRPPFERPDVAYAESVAVRVAASLDLRDD, encoded by the coding sequence ATGAGTGCGTCCAGGAGCGGAACGGCGCGGGCGGACGGGGATCTGCTCAGCGCGCTGCTGGACGGGATGGACGCCGCGCTGTGCGCGTTCGACGCGGACGGCGTGGTCACCCACTGGAACCGCGAGGCCGAGCGCATCCTCGGCTGGCCCGCCGCCGAGGCCGTCGGCCGCCGCGGCCTCGCCGGATGGGCGGCCCGCCCCGCCGACGCCGCCGCCATCGAGGCCCGCCTGATGGCCGCCATGGACGGCCCGGGGCGCGGTCTCCACGAGTTCGCGCTGCTCCGCAAGGACGGCGGCCGGGTCCTCGTACGCACCCAGGTCTCCGGCGTGCTCGGCACCGACGGCAGCCCCGCCGGTGTGTACTGCGCCTTCGGCGAGATCCACGCGCAGCTCGATTTCGAACGGTCCGTCGCCCTCAGCGAGGCGCTGTTCGCCGACGCCCCGTGCGCGCTCGTCGTCGTGGACGCCGACCTGCGGCCCGCCGTCGTGAACACCCGCGCCGCCCAGGCCCTCGGCGCCTCCCGCACCGCCCTGCTGGGCCGCCCCCTCGGCGACTTCCTGCTCCAGGGCGCCGAGCAACTGGAGGCCGCCCTCGAACACGTACTCGCCGAGGGCGACCCCCGCGCCCCGGCCGACCTGTGGACGACCGTCCGCGCCCCGGACGGCGAACGGCGGCGCTGCTGGCGCAGCGGCTTCCTGCGCCTCGCCTCCCCGCTGTCTCGCGGGCCCTCGCCGCTGGGTGTGGCGTGGCTGTTCGAGGACGTCACACAGGCCCGCGCCGCGGAGCAGGAGGCCGACCGCCTGCGGTTCCGCGCCAGCCAGCTCCACCGCGCGGGCGCCGCCGCCGCCGAGTGCGAGGACCCGATGGAGGCGGCGACGGTCTACCTGGACTTCGCGCTGGCCGGTTTCGCGGACGACGCGCTGCTGGACGTCGTACGCGGCGACGGCACCCGGCTCGTACGGGTCGCCGCCACACCCGCCGAGGGGCCCGGCCCGGTGGCCCCCGTCGCGGGCGGCGGCCTGCCCGTCCCGTACGGCCCCGGCCACCCCGCCCTGCGTGCGCTGGACCGGGCGGGCGCGGTGCGGGCCAGCACCTGGACGTCGGGCCCCGCGCGCGTGTGGGCGGCGGAACGCCTCTGGCCCACCGGCGCGGCCCACGCCCTGTGCGCGGTCCTCCGCAGCCGGGGCCGCACGCTCGGCGTGGTGACGTTCCTGCGCTCCGCGACCCGCCCGCCCTTCGAGCGCCCGGACGTGGCCTACGCGGAGAGCGTCGCGGTGAGGGTGGCGGCGTCCCTGGACCTGAGGGACGACTGA
- a CDS encoding helix-turn-helix domain-containing protein → MARGQRVEIDGSESVPNFHGKELRFQREGGEGLTLEQLVEGSFYGATYLSEIERGRRRMPPDLARQVDRVLKTDGYFERGCEDVRKARKGGHAEYFADAAEMERFALTIEDWAPLLVPGLLQTEAYARAIVRAAVPRASDAYVQRNVTARLSRASIFKEEEPPAFWAILDESLIRRAVLPPEGMAELLEHIARVVRETRSLLQIVPVTTALHPFMMGMTRIMTFADAPSVVYTESLHSGQLIDDPRLVRSYRQSYDLLRADALPPEASLAMVEEAAEGFRNGTDRG, encoded by the coding sequence ATGGCGCGCGGGCAGCGGGTGGAGATCGACGGGTCGGAGAGCGTTCCGAACTTCCACGGCAAGGAACTGCGCTTCCAGCGCGAGGGGGGGGAGGGGCTGACGCTGGAGCAGTTGGTGGAGGGCAGCTTCTACGGGGCGACGTACCTGAGCGAGATCGAGCGCGGCCGGCGCCGCATGCCGCCCGACCTGGCCCGCCAGGTGGACCGGGTGCTGAAGACGGACGGCTACTTCGAGCGCGGCTGCGAGGACGTGCGCAAGGCCCGCAAGGGCGGCCACGCGGAGTACTTCGCGGACGCGGCCGAGATGGAGAGGTTCGCCCTGACCATCGAGGACTGGGCGCCCTTGCTCGTGCCTGGGCTGCTCCAGACCGAGGCGTACGCACGGGCGATCGTCAGGGCGGCCGTGCCGCGCGCGAGCGATGCCTACGTGCAGAGGAACGTCACGGCGAGGCTGAGTCGCGCATCGATCTTCAAAGAGGAGGAACCTCCGGCGTTCTGGGCCATCCTGGACGAGTCCCTCATCCGGCGCGCTGTACTGCCTCCGGAGGGAATGGCGGAGCTGCTGGAGCACATCGCGCGCGTCGTCAGGGAGACCCGGTCCCTGCTCCAGATCGTGCCGGTGACCACCGCCCTGCACCCGTTCATGATGGGCATGACGAGGATCATGACGTTCGCCGATGCCCCGTCCGTGGTCTACACGGAGAGCCTCCACAGCGGCCAACTCATCGACGACCCGCGGCTCGTGCGCTCCTACCGCCAGTCGTACGATCTGCTCAGGGCCGACGCGCTGCCGCCTGAGGCGTCCCTGGCCATGGTCGAGGAAGCGGCGGAGGGATTCCGGAATGGCACAGATCGAGGTTGA
- a CDS encoding DUF397 domain-containing protein, which yields MAQIEVDLSSAQWRKSSYSNGTGGECLEVADHFPGVLPVRDSKMPEAPALVVAAAAWAPFVAAVRAGRLGVG from the coding sequence ATGGCACAGATCGAGGTTGACCTGAGCTCTGCGCAGTGGCGCAAGAGCAGCTACAGCAATGGCACGGGCGGCGAGTGCCTGGAAGTCGCTGACCACTTCCCCGGCGTGCTCCCCGTGCGGGACTCCAAGATGCCCGAGGCGCCTGCCCTCGTGGTCGCCGCGGCCGCGTGGGCGCCGTTCGTGGCGGCGGTGAGGGCGGGGCGGCTCGGGGTGGGGTGA
- a CDS encoding SIS domain-containing protein — MGDSTLADQFFDAAIGLLQRVRDEEAGQIAAAGAAVADTIASGGRLFTFGAGHSSLPAQDVVYRAGGLALMNLLPVPGAVGVEAPATLGSALERVEGLAAAVLDSSPARAGDLLVIISLSGRNALPVEMAVNARALGLKVIGVTSVAYTKETRPRNASGTFLKDHCDIVLDSKIPVGDAELTHEGIEAPFAPASTVVTSALMQATMAAAAGELVRRGVEPPLLRSGNVDGGHEWNARVMDEYADRIFYRR; from the coding sequence ATGGGCGACAGCACGCTGGCCGATCAGTTCTTCGACGCCGCGATCGGACTGCTCCAGCGCGTACGGGACGAGGAGGCCGGACAGATCGCCGCGGCGGGTGCCGCCGTCGCCGACACGATCGCCTCGGGCGGCCGCCTCTTCACCTTCGGCGCGGGCCACTCGTCGCTGCCCGCGCAGGACGTCGTCTACCGCGCCGGCGGCCTCGCCCTCATGAACCTGCTGCCCGTACCGGGCGCCGTCGGCGTGGAGGCGCCCGCCACCCTCGGCTCCGCCCTGGAGCGCGTCGAGGGCCTCGCCGCCGCCGTACTGGACTCCTCCCCCGCCCGCGCCGGGGACCTCCTGGTGATCATCTCGCTGTCCGGGCGCAACGCCCTGCCCGTCGAGATGGCCGTCAACGCCCGCGCGCTCGGCCTCAAGGTCATCGGCGTCACCTCGGTCGCCTACACGAAGGAGACCCGCCCGCGGAACGCCTCGGGCACCTTCCTGAAGGACCACTGCGACATCGTCCTCGACTCCAAGATCCCCGTCGGGGACGCGGAGCTGACCCACGAGGGCATCGAGGCGCCGTTCGCCCCCGCCTCCACGGTCGTGACCAGCGCGCTCATGCAGGCCACCATGGCCGCGGCGGCCGGGGAACTGGTCCGCCGCGGCGTCGAGCCCCCGCTGCTGCGCTCCGGCAACGTGGACGGCGGCCACGAGTGGAACGCCCGCGTCATGGACGAGTACGCGGACCGGATCTTCTACCGCCGCTGA
- a CDS encoding metal-dependent transcriptional regulator: MSGLIDTTEMYLRTILELEEEGVVPMRARIAERLDQSGPTVSQTVARMERDGLVTVAGDRHLELTEEGRRLATRVMRKHRLAECLLVDVIGLEWEQVHAEACRWEHVMSEAVERRVLELLRHPTESPYGNPIPGLEELGEQAEADPFLDDNMVALSELDAGTEGKTVVVRRIGEPIQTDAQLMYTLRRAGVQPGSVVSVTESPGGVLVGSSGEAAELDADVASHVFVAKR, translated from the coding sequence ATGTCCGGACTGATCGACACCACGGAGATGTATCTCCGCACCATCCTCGAGCTGGAAGAGGAAGGTGTGGTGCCCATGCGCGCCCGCATCGCGGAACGGCTCGACCAGAGCGGTCCCACGGTCAGCCAGACGGTCGCCCGGATGGAGCGTGACGGCCTGGTGACCGTCGCCGGGGACCGACACCTGGAGCTGACCGAGGAGGGCCGGCGGCTGGCCACGCGCGTGATGCGCAAGCACCGTCTCGCGGAGTGCCTCCTCGTGGACGTGATCGGCCTGGAGTGGGAGCAGGTCCACGCCGAGGCGTGCCGGTGGGAGCACGTGATGAGCGAGGCCGTGGAGCGGCGCGTCCTCGAACTGCTGCGGCACCCCACGGAGTCCCCGTACGGCAACCCGATCCCGGGCCTGGAGGAGCTGGGCGAGCAGGCGGAGGCCGACCCGTTCCTCGACGACAACATGGTGGCGCTGTCCGAGCTGGACGCGGGCACCGAGGGCAAGACCGTGGTGGTCCGGCGGATCGGCGAGCCCATCCAGACGGACGCGCAGCTGATGTACACGCTGCGGCGGGCCGGTGTGCAACCCGGTTCGGTGGTCAGCGTGACGGAGTCGCCGGGCGGCGTGCTGGTCGGCAGCAGCGGCGAGGCGGCCGAGCTGGACGCCGACGTGGCGTCACACGTCTTCGTCGCCAAGCGCTGA
- a CDS encoding alpha/beta fold hydrolase, protein MVRRIDLTGADGVRLAAWEFAEPPKGPGDDGTEPGGGVLLLHGLMGRAAHWAETARWLSQRYRAVALDQRGHGQSGKPAAGPYTREAYVADAVAAIEQLGLGPVTLIGHSMGALTGWQLAAERPDLVNALVICDMRASALGASSQREWEEWFRNWPLPFATLADVRKWFGEDDPWVERPNPARGDFFAEVMAEGADGWRPVFSPHQMLAARSTWVHDAHWDTLAQVRCPTLVVRGLDGELGRAEAHEMVRVLPQGRYAEVPDAGHYLHYDQPEAWRSVLWPFLTATTP, encoded by the coding sequence ATGGTGCGACGAATCGACCTGACCGGAGCCGACGGCGTACGCCTCGCCGCCTGGGAGTTCGCCGAGCCGCCGAAGGGGCCGGGCGACGACGGCACCGAGCCCGGCGGCGGTGTCCTGCTGCTGCACGGCCTCATGGGGCGGGCCGCGCACTGGGCGGAGACGGCGAGGTGGCTGTCGCAGCGGTACCGGGCGGTCGCGTTGGACCAGCGGGGGCACGGGCAGAGCGGCAAACCGGCGGCGGGGCCGTACACGCGTGAGGCGTATGTGGCGGACGCGGTGGCCGCGATCGAGCAGCTGGGCCTCGGGCCGGTGACCCTGATCGGGCACTCGATGGGCGCGCTGACGGGCTGGCAGCTGGCGGCGGAGCGGCCCGACTTGGTGAACGCGCTGGTGATCTGCGACATGCGGGCTTCGGCGTTGGGGGCGTCGTCGCAGCGGGAGTGGGAGGAGTGGTTCCGCAACTGGCCGCTGCCGTTCGCGACGTTGGCGGACGTGCGGAAGTGGTTCGGCGAGGACGACCCGTGGGTGGAGCGGCCGAACCCGGCGCGGGGCGACTTCTTCGCGGAGGTGATGGCCGAGGGTGCGGACGGGTGGCGGCCGGTGTTCTCGCCGCACCAGATGCTGGCGGCGCGGTCCACCTGGGTCCACGACGCGCACTGGGACACGCTGGCGCAGGTGCGGTGCCCCACGCTGGTGGTGCGCGGCCTGGACGGGGAACTGGGCCGGGCGGAGGCCCACGAGATGGTGCGGGTGCTGCCGCAGGGGCGGTACGCGGAGGTGCCGGACGCGGGCCACTACCTCCACTACGACCAGCCCGAGGCCTGGAGATCGGTCCTCTGGCCCTTCCTCACCGCCACGACGCCCTGA
- a CDS encoding GlxA family transcriptional regulator produces MDTTGRLIVIVLFEEVDLLDVTGPPEVFHLARRETEEAAGYEVVLAAEAMEPVVTAAGVRVLPDVTFGQLRERSIDTLVVPGAVEVSGDRRVNPLVDPALVKRVAELAPRARRVASVCVGAHVLAAAGLLDGRRATTHWSTAQRLAADHPAVDVDADPIFVRDGNVWTGAGISACLDLSLALIADDLGEAVALRIARQLVMYLKRPGGQSQFSVPLEQVSTTRRVEDLRHYILRHLAEPLTVPRLAEHAHVSDRQLTRVFKNELGTTPHAYIESVRVEQARHQLESTDATLERVAAATGFGTVDTLVRAFRRRLDTTPTEYRRRFRTVPE; encoded by the coding sequence GTGGACACCACCGGACGACTGATCGTCATCGTCCTCTTCGAAGAGGTCGACCTGCTCGATGTCACGGGGCCACCGGAGGTGTTCCATCTCGCGCGGCGCGAGACGGAGGAGGCCGCAGGCTACGAGGTCGTCCTCGCCGCGGAGGCGATGGAGCCCGTCGTCACCGCCGCCGGGGTCCGTGTCCTGCCCGACGTCACCTTCGGGCAGCTCCGGGAACGGAGCATCGACACGCTCGTGGTGCCGGGCGCGGTGGAGGTCAGCGGCGACCGCCGCGTGAACCCGCTGGTCGATCCGGCGCTGGTGAAGCGGGTGGCCGAACTGGCGCCGCGCGCCCGGAGGGTGGCGTCCGTCTGCGTCGGGGCCCATGTCCTCGCCGCCGCGGGGCTGCTCGACGGCAGGCGCGCCACCACCCACTGGTCCACGGCTCAGCGGCTCGCCGCCGACCACCCGGCGGTCGACGTCGACGCCGACCCCATCTTCGTCCGCGACGGGAACGTGTGGACCGGCGCGGGCATCAGCGCCTGCCTGGACCTGTCACTCGCGCTCATCGCCGACGACCTCGGCGAGGCCGTCGCGCTGCGGATCGCCCGGCAGCTGGTGATGTACCTGAAGCGGCCGGGCGGCCAGAGCCAGTTCAGCGTCCCCCTGGAGCAGGTCTCCACGACCCGGCGCGTGGAGGATCTGCGCCACTACATCCTGCGCCATCTCGCCGAGCCGCTCACGGTCCCCCGGCTCGCCGAGCACGCCCACGTCAGCGACCGGCAGCTCACCCGCGTCTTCAAGAACGAGCTGGGCACGACCCCGCACGCCTACATCGAGTCGGTACGCGTCGAGCAGGCGCGCCACCAGCTGGAGTCCACCGACGCCACGCTGGAACGCGTCGCGGCCGCCACCGGCTTCGGCACCGTCGACACGCTCGTACGGGCCTTCCGGCGGAGGCTCGACACGACGCCGACGGAGTACCGGCGCCGCTTCCGCACCGTCCCCGAGTGA
- a CDS encoding cysteine hydrolase family protein, translated as MPRTTLRRLSGLSDAPAKLADATLVLIDYQNTYTTGVMELDGWRPALDAAARLLERARREGARIIHVVNDGGEGTPYDIRADIGRIHPDVAPADGEPVVVKKAPDGFRDTELGRLVDEAGRDELVIAGFMTHMCVAFTAQGAFLRGNRVTVVADACATRPLPVAGAEVGAREVHLAALGTVADLYGVVVPSQAELA; from the coding sequence ATGCCCAGAACCACGCTGCGCCGGCTGTCCGGCCTCTCCGACGCACCCGCGAAGCTCGCCGACGCGACGCTGGTCCTGATCGACTACCAGAACACGTACACCACCGGCGTGATGGAGCTGGACGGCTGGCGGCCCGCCCTCGACGCCGCCGCCCGGCTGCTGGAGCGCGCCCGCCGCGAGGGCGCCCGGATCATCCACGTCGTCAACGACGGCGGTGAGGGCACGCCGTACGACATCCGGGCCGACATCGGCCGCATCCATCCCGACGTGGCGCCGGCCGACGGCGAACCGGTCGTCGTGAAGAAGGCCCCCGACGGCTTCCGCGACACCGAACTGGGTCGGCTCGTCGACGAGGCGGGCAGGGACGAGCTCGTCATCGCCGGGTTCATGACGCACATGTGCGTGGCGTTCACCGCGCAGGGCGCGTTCCTGCGCGGCAACCGGGTCACGGTCGTGGCCGACGCGTGCGCGACGCGGCCGCTGCCGGTCGCCGGTGCGGAGGTGGGGGCGCGTGAGGTGCACCTCGCCGCGCTGGGGACCGTCGCGGATCTGTACGGGGTCGTCGTCCCGTCGCAGGCGGAACTCGCCTGA
- a CDS encoding ABC transporter ATP-binding protein, whose protein sequence is MPEQDRRVDAAGGTREGAPPAVRVEGLWKRFGEQIAVGGVDLELPAGRFIGLVGPNGAGKTTTLSMVTGLLRPDQGRIEVAGHDVWRDPAAVKARIGVLPEGLRLFERLSGRELLAYTGRLRGLPGAEVDKRAAQLLDVLDLAGSQHKLVIDYSTGMRKKIGLAAALLHNPEVLFLDEPFEGVDPVSAQTIRGVLERYTASGATVVFSSHVMELVESLCDWVAVMAAGRIRAHGPLAEVRGDAPTLQQAFLELVGARGRDTGESLDWLGGAR, encoded by the coding sequence ATGCCGGAGCAGGACCGGAGAGTTGACGCGGCGGGCGGGACGCGGGAGGGGGCGCCGCCCGCCGTCCGCGTGGAAGGGCTGTGGAAGCGCTTCGGCGAGCAGATAGCGGTCGGCGGGGTGGACCTGGAGCTGCCCGCGGGCAGGTTCATCGGCCTCGTCGGCCCGAACGGCGCCGGGAAGACGACGACGCTGTCCATGGTGACCGGACTGCTCCGCCCCGACCAGGGGCGCATCGAGGTCGCCGGGCACGACGTGTGGCGGGACCCGGCGGCGGTGAAGGCCCGCATCGGAGTGCTGCCGGAGGGGCTGCGGCTGTTCGAGCGGCTGTCGGGGCGCGAACTCCTCGCGTACACGGGCCGGCTGCGGGGGCTGCCGGGCGCCGAGGTGGACAAGCGGGCGGCGCAGCTGCTGGACGTCCTGGACCTGGCGGGCTCGCAGCACAAGCTGGTCATCGACTACTCGACCGGCATGCGCAAGAAGATCGGCCTCGCGGCGGCGCTGCTGCACAACCCCGAGGTGCTGTTCCTGGACGAGCCGTTCGAGGGTGTGGACCCCGTGTCGGCGCAGACGATCCGGGGCGTCCTGGAGCGGTACACCGCGTCGGGCGCGACGGTCGTGTTCTCCAGCCATGTCATGGAGCTGGTCGAGTCGCTGTGCGACTGGGTCGCGGTGATGGCCGCGGGCCGCATCCGCGCGCACGGCCCGCTGGCGGAGGTGCGGGGCGACGCGCCCACGCTCCAGCAGGCGTTCCTCGAACTGGTCGGCGCGCGGGGCCGTGACACGGGCGAGTCCCTGGACTGGCTGGGCGGTGCCCGGTGA
- a CDS encoding bifunctional DNA primase/polymerase, whose product MGVTEAAHIPQQRGEPLLDTAVRYAEERHWDVFPGTWLETAGGLERCSCGDAACAAPGAHPFRTDWAAQATGSPVAARRLWGGHPAASILLPTGRTFDALDVPESAGFLALARMERMDVALGPVACGPDRRMVFFVLPGAAAKTADLIRGLGWSPAGIDLVAKGEGGYVVAPPTRVGGQGAVQWVRRPTHANRWLPDAEELISPLAYACGRDAAAARGR is encoded by the coding sequence ATGGGAGTCACGGAGGCCGCACACATCCCCCAGCAGCGCGGGGAACCGCTGCTCGACACCGCCGTGCGGTACGCGGAGGAACGCCACTGGGACGTGTTCCCCGGCACGTGGCTGGAGACGGCGGGCGGCCTGGAGCGGTGCTCGTGCGGGGACGCGGCGTGCGCGGCGCCGGGCGCGCACCCGTTCCGTACGGACTGGGCGGCGCAGGCCACCGGCAGCCCGGTCGCGGCGCGCCGCCTGTGGGGCGGCCACCCGGCGGCGTCGATCCTGCTGCCGACGGGCCGTACGTTCGACGCGCTGGACGTGCCGGAGTCGGCGGGGTTCCTGGCGCTGGCGCGGATGGAGCGGATGGACGTGGCGCTCGGCCCGGTGGCCTGCGGCCCCGACCGGCGGATGGTCTTCTTCGTCCTGCCGGGCGCCGCCGCGAAGACCGCTGACCTGATCCGGGGTCTCGGCTGGTCGCCCGCCGGGATCGACCTGGTCGCGAAGGGTGAGGGCGGGTACGTGGTGGCGCCGCCGACGCGGGTCGGCGGGCAGGGCGCGGTGCAGTGGGTGCGCCGCCCGACGCACGCCAACCGGTGGCTGCCGGACGCGGAGGAGCTGATCAGCCCGCTGGCGTACGCGTGCGGCCGGGACGCGGCGGCGGCACGGGGCCGCTGA